TGAATTGATAGATAATTTTTCATAGAGAGTTTTAAAATACCTTTCTAAGGTACGACATGATATTTTCAATTCATGAGCAATATCTTTATTTCTGACGCCACGGCAGAATAAAAAAATGATCAGCCATTCCTTCTCTGTCAAGATATTATTAGGCGGGTTAAGATTAATAGCAGTGGAAATATCATTTTTAATATAATAATGGACTGAAAAATGAGTCATTTCTTTGGCGTGACCAATGATTCCGATACATTGACTATTTTCATCCATTAATGGAAACTTTTCACAGAAATAAGGCTTGAGTTGTTTATCATGATGTTGAAAATAAGCACCGACAGAGGATATGCGCTGCATGGATTGTAAGACCTTCCGATCATGTTCTTCAAACAGAGGAACAAGATGCTCAAAGGGTGTATTTAACTCTTTTTCGGTATATCCGGTAACATCAAAGCGTTCAGGTAAATTATTTAAGTTAATAAACACCTTATTTGCATAGATAAAGCGGAGTTGCTTATCTTTGACAAACCATGACTCATGGCTTTTATCCCACATATTGGTTAACTGAGGAGTGACTTGACTCATATATAACCTTCAATAATATACCCGTTATTTTTCAAGTTGCCGTTTTATTGGCTTCAATCACCCCTCAATACATCCCAGTCACATAGCAAGCTATGCTCCGGTTTGAGTCGGTTGTTACAAACAGGATAACGAATTTATTTCAAATGAAATGTGAGAAGTGTTTGCTATTCATGTAATCGGTTTCATGAAGTGTGAAAATGTGATTTATGTAACGCTTTTTGATCTTGTTTAGTCCCGAATAAGTAAACATGGCGCTATAGCTGTGACTCATTCTGTTGTTTTCTATCCACAGGTTTGCCTAAATTCAAGTCGTATCAGTCAAGGCTCAATATTTTCTGGAAGAGTATATTTTTAAGTGTTTTTGGTGAATTAAGGTGATTTTTGTGTAAGAAACTACTTGTAACGTTATAAATTAATACGAGTGACTAATTCAATGTTATTAATTATATGTTGATAACATTGTTTTTATGTATGGGTTTTGATTTCTCATGGGATTTAACGTAATGTGATCAACTTCTCTTTTTTATATGGATTATTGTCAACTTATTGCGTTAAGTTAATTTTCCTCGATTTTATATACTAATATTTTAAATTTTATTTCTAATTTGGCTTATTGTTCCAGTTTAATCAGTATCTGAATGTTATCATGAAATGATTGTCGGGAAGCTCCTGTCCTATTGGTCGATTTTTGTTTGACATATTTTCGCCAATGATTACTATTTGATTTTTTAATTAATAAATAATGACAGGTCATTTTATTCTATATAAAACCTTTTTATTTTAAATATGGCTGTGCCTGAAATAGGCTTTATC
This genomic interval from Xenorhabdus doucetiae contains the following:
- a CDS encoding helix-turn-helix transcriptional regulator, which produces MSQVTPQLTNMWDKSHESWFVKDKQLRFIYANKVFINLNNLPERFDVTGYTEKELNTPFEHLVPLFEEHDRKVLQSMQRISSVGAYFQHHDKQLKPYFCEKFPLMDENSQCIGIIGHAKEMTHFSVHYYIKNDISTAINLNPPNNILTEKEWLIIFLFCRGVRNKDIAHELKISCRTLERYFKTLYEKLSINSILELKALCEKKNYDLYIPPQYLNSINHALLY